One Peterkaempfera bronchialis DNA window includes the following coding sequences:
- a CDS encoding Ig-like domain repeat protein — protein MGTTRPTAALAAVLTAAVAVGSLALATPATADPTPAGTYRKLVGVGSDTTQDVLNALAGDIVNGKNYAATAVTAEGAGLASYDALDPVTGAAHGDIRTRQNGPLLPRPNGSGEGRQALSASLVGSTFLSSASAIGGQVDFARSSGGPSATGTALTFIPFARDAVGYVAKGDFLKNLTPDQLKEIYSGSLTELGGHPVNPLIPQSSSGTRKFFLSAIGIGSSPLGSNVHDSVGGKLIEENRADGVILNDGDLIPFSAASWIAQTNGIAPDRSTTAAKGGAFIGSVALSGTTATSPVAAAAGGLAPNTDYFDNATFGRDVYNVVPSRAIDPTGAFFDKALYDVFVTNGAHKAALASDDAKKVIADFGFLNESYNGSVNPAQHAKLGALESGAAQGLPTAVRSLTATTGAGSLKASWTAPAASDLPVTDYRVLVTRADGSLVASKDLLAATTSLSLTGLPAGRYGVEVYANSLNGAGVSTSISASVPAIPKSASKVTAKAAPDKVAYGKVPHIAVTVTGTPTAVPTGKVTVREGKATLGTGTLNKAGQVSVALSSRLTPGWHNLTVAYDGDSRFNGSSGAARLGINRASASVSAKAPASVRHTARAKVAVTVTAQGTVPGGKVQILEGRKVIATGVLRGGKVTVTLPKLKKGKHVLHAVYTGSSTVAPVSGRNTTVRSL, from the coding sequence ATGGGCACCACGCGCCCCACGGCCGCGCTCGCCGCGGTCCTGACCGCCGCGGTAGCGGTCGGCAGCCTCGCCCTGGCGACTCCGGCCACCGCCGACCCGACCCCCGCAGGCACCTACCGCAAGCTGGTCGGTGTCGGCTCCGACACCACCCAGGACGTCCTCAACGCGCTCGCCGGAGACATCGTCAACGGCAAGAACTACGCGGCCACCGCCGTCACGGCGGAGGGCGCGGGCCTGGCCTCCTACGACGCGCTGGACCCGGTCACCGGTGCCGCGCACGGCGACATCCGCACCCGGCAGAACGGCCCGCTCCTCCCGAGGCCCAACGGCTCGGGGGAGGGGCGCCAGGCACTCAGCGCCTCGCTGGTCGGCAGCACGTTCCTCTCCAGCGCCTCGGCCATCGGCGGCCAGGTCGACTTCGCCCGCTCCTCCGGCGGCCCCTCGGCCACCGGCACCGCGCTCACCTTCATCCCCTTCGCCCGGGACGCCGTCGGCTATGTCGCCAAGGGCGACTTCCTGAAGAACCTCACCCCCGACCAGCTCAAGGAGATCTACAGCGGCAGCCTCACCGAGCTGGGCGGCCACCCCGTCAACCCGCTGATCCCGCAGAGCAGCTCCGGCACCCGCAAGTTCTTCCTCAGCGCCATCGGGATCGGCAGCAGCCCGCTCGGCAGCAATGTGCACGACTCCGTCGGCGGCAAGCTGATCGAGGAGAACCGCGCCGACGGCGTCATCCTCAACGACGGCGACCTGATCCCCTTCTCCGCCGCCAGCTGGATCGCCCAGACCAACGGCATCGCCCCCGACCGCAGCACCACCGCGGCCAAGGGCGGCGCCTTCATCGGCTCGGTGGCCCTGTCCGGCACCACCGCCACCAGCCCGGTCGCCGCTGCGGCGGGCGGGCTGGCGCCCAACACCGACTACTTCGACAACGCCACCTTCGGCCGCGACGTCTACAACGTGGTGCCGAGCCGGGCCATCGACCCGACCGGAGCCTTCTTCGACAAGGCGCTGTACGACGTCTTCGTCACCAACGGCGCCCACAAGGCCGCCCTGGCCTCCGACGACGCCAAGAAGGTCATCGCCGACTTCGGCTTCCTCAACGAGTCGTACAACGGCTCGGTGAACCCGGCCCAGCACGCCAAGCTCGGCGCCCTGGAGAGCGGCGCCGCGCAGGGCCTGCCCACCGCCGTCCGGTCGCTCACCGCGACCACCGGCGCCGGCTCCCTCAAGGCCTCCTGGACCGCCCCGGCCGCCAGCGACCTCCCCGTCACCGACTACCGGGTGCTGGTCACCAGGGCCGACGGCAGCCTGGTCGCGAGCAAGGACCTGCTGGCCGCCACCACCTCGCTGAGCCTCACCGGCCTGCCCGCCGGCCGGTACGGCGTCGAGGTGTACGCGAACAGCCTCAATGGCGCGGGGGTCTCCACCTCGATCAGCGCCTCCGTTCCCGCGATACCGAAGTCGGCCTCCAAGGTGACCGCCAAGGCCGCCCCGGACAAGGTCGCCTACGGCAAGGTGCCGCACATCGCCGTCACCGTGACCGGCACCCCCACCGCCGTCCCGACCGGCAAGGTCACCGTCCGCGAGGGCAAGGCCACGCTGGGCACCGGCACCCTGAACAAGGCCGGCCAGGTGTCGGTGGCGCTCTCCAGCCGGCTCACGCCCGGCTGGCACAACCTGACCGTCGCCTACGACGGCGACAGCCGGTTCAACGGCTCCTCCGGGGCTGCCCGGCTCGGCATCAACCGGGCCTCCGCGAGCGTCTCCGCCAAGGCCCCGGCCTCCGTCCGGCACACCGCCCGGGCCAAGGTCGCGGTGACCGTCACCGCCCAGGGCACCGTCCCCGGCGGCAAGGTGCAGATCCTGGAGGGCCGCAAGGTCATCGCCACCGGTGTGCTCCGGGGCGGCAAGGTCACGGTGACCCTGCCCAAGCTCAAGAAGGGCAAGCACGTCCTGCACGCCGTCTACACCGGCTCCTCGACCGTGGCCCCGGTCAGCGGCCGCAACACCACCGTCCGCTCCCTCTGA
- a CDS encoding phosphate ABC transporter substrate-binding protein PstS, producing the protein MPRRTPTLAALLAALVLALLGPGVSAASADSYVPVSGAGSTWAFNAVDQWRKNVKQYGMQIQYTGNGSSDGRRQFLNGTVDFAVSDIPFQTDPTDGSAPERPAAGSYAYMPIVAGGTVFMYNLKVNGQRVTNLRLSGENVTRIFTGAVTSWSDPAIAADNPGLRLPAKKIVPVVRSDGSGSSAQFTLWMAKQHTALWNSYCAKVGRAGTCGSTSYYPTLPGMIAQSGDLGVAGYVAQDYGDGAIGYVNYSYAKNAHFPVAKVLNHAGYYTEPTPANVAVSLIQARINTDQHSPDYLTQDLSRVYTDSDRRNYPLSSYSYMILPLKVQGQFTEDKGRTLGAFSYYFMCQGQQEAPDLGYSPLPINLVKAGFDQIRRIPGVRAQTINISGCHNPTFSPDGTNTLAKNAPNPPECDRQGAPPCTTGSGGAQTGGGGSGSGTGSGSGGSASGGSTGSAGSTGTTGTTAAGGSGGTTGTTGTTGTTGTTGTTTAAGSHGSASGGGAAGGTGSGVDPDTGQPVGTADGSPADGTTGGGLDPAVLAQPVAVAGQDGWGGPQSLMVLVAATVLGLILAPAAVSRVLTRRRGTPGDPRPRAAPPRRTPARRRLRRSAGLRPAGLGRPGRPRRHALRCRLVRCRLVRRDHGLRPRRVQGDAIHRQPDPQPLQPGGHGLLDRRHSHHLRRLAVQHRLRPDHAVLGR; encoded by the coding sequence ATGCCCCGCCGCACCCCCACCCTCGCCGCGCTGCTGGCAGCGCTCGTCCTGGCCCTGCTCGGTCCGGGCGTGTCCGCCGCGTCAGCGGACAGCTATGTGCCGGTCTCCGGCGCCGGTTCGACCTGGGCGTTCAACGCCGTCGACCAGTGGCGCAAGAACGTCAAGCAGTACGGCATGCAGATCCAGTACACCGGCAACGGGTCCTCCGACGGCCGCCGCCAGTTCCTCAACGGCACGGTGGACTTCGCGGTCTCCGACATCCCGTTCCAGACCGACCCCACCGACGGCTCCGCACCCGAGCGCCCAGCGGCCGGTTCCTACGCCTATATGCCGATCGTGGCCGGTGGCACCGTCTTCATGTACAACCTCAAGGTCAACGGGCAGCGGGTGACCAATCTGCGGCTCTCCGGCGAAAACGTCACCAGGATCTTCACGGGGGCCGTCACCTCCTGGTCCGACCCCGCCATCGCCGCCGACAACCCCGGGCTGCGACTGCCCGCCAAGAAGATCGTGCCGGTGGTCCGCTCCGACGGCTCCGGCTCCAGTGCGCAGTTCACCCTCTGGATGGCCAAGCAGCACACCGCGCTCTGGAACTCCTACTGCGCCAAGGTCGGCCGCGCCGGCACCTGCGGCTCCACCTCCTACTACCCGACGCTGCCCGGCATGATCGCCCAGTCCGGCGACCTGGGCGTGGCCGGCTATGTGGCCCAGGACTACGGCGACGGCGCGATCGGCTACGTCAACTACTCCTATGCCAAGAACGCGCACTTCCCCGTCGCCAAGGTGCTCAACCACGCCGGCTACTACACCGAGCCCACCCCGGCCAATGTCGCGGTGTCGCTGATCCAGGCCCGGATCAACACCGACCAGCATTCACCCGACTACCTCACGCAGGATCTCAGCCGGGTCTACACCGACTCCGACCGGCGCAACTACCCGCTCTCCAGCTACTCGTACATGATCCTGCCGCTCAAGGTGCAGGGGCAGTTCACCGAGGACAAGGGCCGCACCCTGGGCGCCTTCTCCTACTACTTCATGTGCCAGGGCCAGCAGGAGGCGCCGGACCTCGGCTACTCCCCGCTGCCGATCAACCTGGTGAAGGCCGGCTTCGACCAGATCCGCCGCATCCCCGGCGTCCGGGCGCAGACCATCAACATCAGCGGCTGCCACAACCCGACCTTCTCCCCCGACGGCACCAACACCCTGGCGAAGAACGCGCCCAACCCGCCGGAGTGCGACCGGCAGGGCGCCCCGCCCTGCACCACCGGCAGCGGCGGCGCCCAGACGGGCGGCGGCGGTTCCGGCTCAGGGACCGGGTCCGGTTCGGGTGGCTCGGCCTCGGGCGGTTCCACCGGCTCCGCCGGGTCCACCGGTACCACGGGCACCACGGCGGCAGGCGGCTCGGGCGGTACCACCGGCACCACCGGCACCACAGGGACCACAGGGACCACCGGCACCACCACGGCGGCCGGCTCGCACGGCTCCGCCAGTGGCGGCGGCGCGGCGGGCGGCACCGGCAGCGGAGTCGACCCCGACACCGGCCAGCCCGTCGGCACCGCAGACGGCAGCCCGGCAGACGGCACCACCGGCGGCGGCCTGGACCCGGCCGTCCTCGCCCAGCCGGTCGCCGTCGCCGGACAGGACGGCTGGGGAGGGCCGCAGTCGCTGATGGTGCTGGTCGCCGCCACCGTCCTCGGCCTGATCCTGGCCCCGGCCGCTGTCTCTCGGGTCCTCACCCGCCGCCGGGGGACTCCCGGTGACCCGCGACCGCGCGCTGCGCCGCCTCGCCGTACGCCTGCTCGCCGGCGGCTGCGCCGGAGCGCTGGCCTCCGCCCTGCTGGCCTTGGCCGTCCCGGCCGTCCACGCCGCCACGCCCTCCGCTGCCGCCTCGTCCGCTGCCGCCTCGTCCGGCGCGACCACGGTCTCCGGCCGCGGCGAGTTCAAGGAGATGCGATTCACCGTCAGCCAGACCCGCAACCTCTCCAGCCAGGCGGTCACGGTCTCCTGGACCGGCGGCACTCCCACCACCTACGCCGGCTCGCAGTTCAACACCGACTTCGTCCAGATCATGCAGTGCTGGGGCGATGA
- the pstA gene encoding phosphate ABC transporter permease PstA translates to MTVLSEKPAVTAATTVLPPRPGEAEAEEPRRLGGAGRAELLNPLGAMAAGLCTAVLLFGRLAPLSGPLGFAVVAYLVFLTVYALLVWLEDDGPAVRDRVMTAVLWSAAMVLFGALAFVVGFTLWRGREALPHRNFFTQDMQDAGPLDPITVGGIAHAMLGSLVMIAIALAVTVPLGIGCAVYLNQVRGRFARFVRTVVEAMTALPSIVAGLFVYATWILILHFPKSGLAAGLAISVMMLPIIIRAADVVLRLVPGNLTEAAEALGAPRRRTVWHVVLPTARSGLATAVILGTARGIGETSPVLLTAGFTAAVNGDPSHGPMVSLPLAVFTFVKSPEPAMIARGFGAAAVLMALVLVLFTIARVIGGRGPGQLTRRQTRRAERASRRDAARFDQLHASPSAPLTGRTARDSTASAASAADAPATPQPGENA, encoded by the coding sequence ATGACCGTTCTCTCGGAGAAGCCGGCCGTCACCGCCGCGACCACCGTGCTGCCGCCCAGGCCGGGGGAGGCGGAGGCCGAGGAGCCGCGCCGCCTCGGCGGCGCCGGCCGCGCGGAGCTGCTGAACCCGCTCGGCGCCATGGCGGCCGGCCTCTGCACCGCCGTACTGCTCTTCGGCCGACTGGCCCCGCTCTCGGGTCCGCTGGGCTTCGCCGTGGTGGCCTACCTGGTCTTCCTCACCGTGTACGCGCTGCTGGTCTGGCTGGAGGACGACGGCCCGGCGGTACGGGACCGGGTGATGACCGCCGTGCTGTGGTCGGCGGCGATGGTGCTCTTCGGGGCGTTGGCCTTCGTGGTGGGGTTCACCCTCTGGCGGGGCCGTGAGGCCCTGCCGCACCGCAACTTCTTCACCCAGGACATGCAGGACGCGGGACCCCTGGACCCGATCACGGTCGGCGGCATCGCCCACGCGATGCTCGGCAGCCTGGTGATGATCGCGATTGCACTGGCCGTCACCGTTCCGCTGGGCATCGGCTGCGCCGTCTACCTCAACCAGGTGCGCGGCCGCTTCGCCCGGTTCGTCCGCACGGTGGTCGAGGCGATGACCGCGCTGCCGTCCATCGTGGCCGGCCTGTTCGTCTACGCCACCTGGATCCTCATCCTGCACTTCCCCAAGTCCGGCCTGGCCGCCGGCCTCGCCATCAGCGTGATGATGCTGCCGATCATCATCCGGGCCGCCGACGTCGTGCTGCGGCTGGTACCGGGCAATCTCACCGAGGCCGCCGAGGCGCTGGGAGCCCCCCGCCGCCGCACCGTCTGGCATGTGGTGCTGCCCACCGCCCGCTCCGGCCTGGCCACCGCCGTCATCCTGGGCACCGCGCGCGGCATCGGCGAGACCTCGCCGGTACTGCTCACGGCAGGCTTCACCGCCGCCGTCAACGGTGACCCCTCGCATGGCCCGATGGTCTCCCTGCCGCTGGCCGTCTTCACCTTCGTCAAGTCCCCCGAGCCCGCGATGATCGCCCGAGGGTTCGGTGCGGCGGCGGTGCTGATGGCCCTGGTGCTGGTGCTCTTCACCATCGCGCGGGTGATCGGCGGACGCGGACCGGGCCAGCTGACCAGGCGTCAGACCCGCCGGGCCGAGCGGGCATCCCGCCGCGACGCCGCCCGCTTCGACCAGCTGCACGCTTCCCCGTCCGCCCCGCTCACCGGCAGGACCGCCCGCGACTCCACCGCCTCGGCCGCCTCGGCCGCAGACGCCCCAGCAACCCCGCAGCCCGGAGAGAACGCCTGA
- the pstC gene encoding phosphate ABC transporter permease subunit PstC, whose product MAATGVVSGRSRPDAGDAPRRPSAAIGVGDRLFRGQLTLAGVAVLAVMAAVGLFLLLRAGQALRVQGWAFVTTEQWQPDVHNFGIAAVLTGTVLIAGVAVAFSLPLAVGTALFISEIAPRRLRRTLIALVDLMAAVPSVVYGLWGLFLLQGRMIGLSRWLSTWLSWVPFLRVDGAEPGQPLASDSVYTASTFIAGVVVALMVAPIQCSVMREVFSQTPAGEREGAYALGSTRWGMIRSVVLPYGLGGIIGGTMLGLGRALGETIAVYLIISPVFQIQPHILQTGANSVSSLIALHYGDASDFGMSALMAAGLALFLLTLVVNFSASWIVSRSRSGAESEG is encoded by the coding sequence GTGGCAGCCACAGGAGTGGTATCCGGCAGGTCTCGGCCGGACGCGGGCGATGCGCCGCGCCGTCCGAGCGCGGCCATCGGGGTCGGTGACCGGCTCTTCCGGGGCCAGCTGACGCTGGCGGGGGTGGCCGTACTCGCCGTGATGGCGGCGGTGGGGCTCTTCCTGCTGCTGAGGGCGGGACAGGCACTCAGGGTGCAGGGCTGGGCGTTCGTCACCACCGAGCAGTGGCAGCCCGACGTCCACAACTTCGGCATCGCGGCCGTACTCACCGGCACGGTGCTGATCGCCGGAGTGGCCGTCGCCTTCTCGCTTCCGCTGGCGGTCGGCACCGCGCTGTTCATCTCCGAGATCGCCCCGCGCCGACTGCGTCGCACGCTGATCGCCCTGGTGGACCTGATGGCCGCGGTGCCGTCGGTGGTCTACGGCCTCTGGGGGCTGTTCCTCCTCCAGGGCCGGATGATCGGGCTGTCGCGCTGGCTGTCCACCTGGCTGTCGTGGGTGCCGTTCCTGCGGGTCGACGGCGCCGAACCCGGCCAGCCGCTGGCCTCCGACAGCGTCTACACCGCCTCCACCTTCATCGCCGGCGTCGTGGTGGCGCTGATGGTGGCGCCGATCCAGTGCTCGGTGATGCGCGAGGTCTTCTCGCAGACCCCGGCGGGGGAGCGGGAGGGTGCGTACGCGCTGGGCTCGACCCGATGGGGCATGATCCGCTCGGTCGTCCTCCCGTACGGCCTGGGCGGGATCATCGGCGGCACCATGCTGGGCCTGGGCCGGGCCCTGGGGGAGACCATCGCCGTCTACCTGATCATCTCCCCGGTCTTCCAAATCCAGCCGCACATCCTCCAGACCGGTGCCAACTCGGTCTCCTCCCTCATCGCGCTGCACTACGGCGACGCCTCCGACTTCGGTATGTCGGCGCTGATGGCGGCAGGACTGGCGCTCTTCCTGCTGACCCTGGTGGTCAACTTCAGCGCTTCGTGGATCGTGTCCCGCTCGCGTTCCGGCGCAGAGAGCGAGGGGTGA
- a CDS encoding APC family permease: protein MADTFRHQGGSGDARDAGTPDPSALLPGLDEEQLRVLRRVGRAWKRVSGDPGVWRRALPVDPDLGRFPSPEEIVPARFDRLVPISALGGQPPAGETTAGAEAPTSRPGAVGHRVRRVVLGAPLKSTAIAHERMRKLVALPVLSADALSSVAYGPEAMLAILVLGGTAGLGYSLPIAATIAFLMLAVGVSYRQTIRAYPHGGGSYIVAGDNLGRVPGLIAAAGLMTDYILTVAVSIASGVAAITSAAPSLAAATVPIGVIVVAALLAGNLRGIRQAGSLFAAPTYAFILAVFALVAVGLFDAAGHGFHPAAPPPLHATEGVGVLLVMRAFASGATAMTGIEAISNAVPAFEPVAWRNARTTLTWMVGLLIALFAGTVALVHLDGVVPGARETVLSQLAHRSFGAGPMYIFTQAATAAVLLLAANTAYNDFPRVLFLLARDDHAPRMFLRLGDRLAFSNGIILLSVAATVVYVAFSGETASLIPLYAVGVFLAFTLSQAGMVVHWWRLRDRHWRKSLFFNATGGLLSAVVFITAGITKFTSGAWVAVLAVGLFILVTMRIRHHYDTVGRALRLHPCAIELPMHTIPARGPALPTAPGNGAGKSAETEETPEEIHHLSVVPLASLDLAGMRALAYAASLQQPVLALHISPGEDEAERFRGYWSQWGDHLPLEVVVSPYRAIVAPLVNYIEALHRQRPDLTLTVILPEVVARHWWHRALHSRIAPRLRRTLRPLPKIVVTSVPFHV from the coding sequence ATGGCGGACACCTTTCGACACCAGGGCGGCAGCGGCGACGCACGGGATGCCGGTACCCCCGATCCCTCCGCCCTGCTGCCGGGGCTCGACGAGGAGCAGCTTCGGGTGCTGCGCCGGGTGGGCCGCGCATGGAAGCGGGTGTCGGGCGACCCCGGGGTCTGGCGTCGGGCGCTGCCCGTCGACCCCGACCTGGGCCGGTTCCCCTCCCCGGAGGAGATCGTCCCGGCCCGCTTCGACCGCCTGGTGCCCATCTCCGCTCTCGGCGGGCAGCCGCCTGCGGGCGAGACGACCGCCGGAGCCGAGGCGCCTACCTCCCGGCCAGGAGCCGTCGGCCACCGGGTACGGCGCGTGGTGCTCGGGGCTCCGCTGAAGAGCACCGCCATCGCACATGAGCGGATGCGCAAACTGGTGGCGCTGCCGGTGCTGTCCGCCGACGCGCTGTCATCCGTCGCCTACGGCCCCGAGGCCATGCTGGCCATCCTGGTCCTCGGCGGCACGGCGGGGCTGGGCTACTCGCTGCCGATCGCCGCGACGATCGCCTTTCTGATGCTGGCCGTCGGGGTCTCCTACCGCCAGACGATCCGCGCCTACCCGCACGGCGGGGGCTCCTACATCGTGGCCGGCGACAACCTGGGCCGGGTACCGGGCCTGATCGCCGCCGCCGGCCTGATGACGGACTACATCCTCACGGTGGCCGTGTCGATCGCCTCCGGGGTGGCGGCGATCACCTCGGCGGCTCCGTCGCTGGCCGCCGCCACCGTCCCGATCGGCGTCATCGTGGTGGCCGCGCTGCTCGCCGGGAACCTGCGCGGCATCCGGCAGGCGGGCTCGCTCTTCGCGGCACCGACCTACGCCTTCATCCTCGCGGTCTTCGCGCTGGTCGCCGTCGGCCTCTTCGACGCCGCCGGCCATGGCTTCCACCCGGCCGCACCCCCGCCGCTGCACGCCACGGAGGGCGTCGGCGTGCTGCTGGTGATGCGCGCCTTCGCCTCCGGTGCGACCGCGATGACCGGCATCGAGGCGATCTCCAATGCGGTACCGGCGTTCGAACCCGTCGCCTGGCGCAATGCCCGCACCACCCTGACCTGGATGGTCGGCCTGCTCATCGCGCTCTTCGCGGGCACGGTCGCGCTGGTCCATCTGGACGGTGTCGTACCCGGCGCCAGGGAGACCGTGCTGTCGCAGCTGGCCCATCGCAGCTTCGGCGCGGGGCCGATGTACATCTTCACGCAGGCGGCCACGGCGGCGGTGCTGCTGCTCGCGGCGAACACCGCCTACAACGACTTCCCCCGGGTGCTCTTCCTGCTGGCGCGCGACGACCACGCGCCTCGGATGTTCCTGCGGCTGGGCGACCGCCTCGCCTTCAGCAACGGGATCATCCTGCTGTCGGTCGCGGCGACGGTGGTCTATGTGGCCTTCAGCGGCGAGACCGCCTCGCTGATCCCGCTTTACGCCGTCGGCGTCTTCCTCGCCTTCACGCTGTCGCAGGCCGGAATGGTGGTCCACTGGTGGCGTCTGCGCGACCGCCACTGGCGCAAGAGCCTCTTCTTCAACGCCACCGGCGGCCTGCTGTCGGCCGTGGTCTTCATCACCGCCGGGATCACCAAGTTCACCTCGGGCGCCTGGGTCGCCGTCCTCGCGGTCGGCCTGTTCATCCTGGTGACGATGCGCATCCGGCACCACTACGACACCGTCGGCCGGGCGCTGCGGCTGCACCCCTGCGCCATCGAGCTGCCCATGCACACGATCCCCGCGCGGGGACCGGCCCTCCCCACCGCGCCCGGGAACGGGGCGGGGAAGTCGGCGGAGACCGAGGAGACGCCGGAGGAGATCCACCATCTGTCGGTCGTCCCGCTCGCCTCCCTGGACCTCGCCGGGATGCGGGCGCTGGCCTATGCGGCCTCGCTCCAGCAGCCCGTTCTCGCGCTCCACATCAGCCCCGGCGAGGACGAGGCCGAACGCTTCCGGGGCTACTGGTCGCAGTGGGGCGACCATCTGCCGCTGGAGGTCGTGGTCTCCCCCTACCGCGCGATCGTCGCCCCACTGGTCAACTACATCGAGGCACTGCACCGGCAGCGCCCGGATCTCACCTTGACGGTGATCCTGCCGGAGGTCGTCGCGCGGCACTGGTGGCACCGCGCGCTGCACAGCAGGATCGCCCCTCGGCTGCGGCGGACGCTCCGCCCTCTGCCGAAGATCGTCGTCACCTCCGTCCCCTTCCATGTGTAG
- a CDS encoding universal stress protein, giving the protein MPLPVVVGIDGSVSSLRAVDWAADEAARDGARLRLVHASLWDSYEPDPTDSPELARARRDVAELVATATGRASGRRPGIEVRAEVLPEAPVAALLGAAPEASLLVLGSRGLGGFTGLLLGSVSLQTAARATCPVVVVRGEEDAVERRHGRIVLGVGDPASCGPAAAFAFDRAEVWGARLDAVHAWRPTPDPLLLYGPAMSAVVDGAYLRAKQLLEAAVADATAAHPGVRLGLEPRQGARHAALLEAAADADLLVVGAHRRGGRPGLQLGPVNHAVLHHAPCPVAVVPLD; this is encoded by the coding sequence ATGCCGCTTCCCGTGGTGGTGGGCATCGACGGCTCGGTGTCCAGTCTCCGCGCCGTGGACTGGGCGGCGGACGAGGCCGCCCGCGACGGTGCGCGGCTGCGCCTGGTGCACGCCTCGCTCTGGGACAGCTACGAGCCCGATCCGACCGACAGCCCCGAGCTGGCGCGGGCGCGCAGGGACGTGGCCGAGCTGGTCGCCACCGCGACCGGACGGGCCTCGGGCCGCCGGCCGGGCATCGAGGTCCGGGCCGAGGTGCTGCCGGAGGCGCCGGTCGCGGCGCTGCTGGGGGCGGCGCCGGAGGCGTCGCTGCTGGTGCTCGGCTCCCGGGGGCTCGGCGGCTTCACCGGTCTGCTGCTGGGGTCGGTGAGCCTTCAGACCGCCGCCCGCGCGACCTGCCCGGTCGTGGTGGTGCGCGGCGAGGAGGACGCGGTGGAGCGGCGCCATGGCCGGATCGTCCTGGGCGTCGGCGATCCCGCCTCCTGCGGCCCGGCGGCGGCCTTCGCCTTCGACCGGGCCGAGGTGTGGGGGGCCAGGCTGGACGCCGTCCACGCCTGGCGTCCCACCCCCGACCCGCTGCTGCTGTACGGGCCGGCCATGAGCGCGGTCGTGGACGGTGCGTATCTGCGGGCCAAGCAGCTGCTGGAGGCTGCGGTGGCCGATGCCACCGCGGCCCATCCCGGGGTGCGGCTGGGGTTGGAGCCGCGCCAGGGCGCCCGCCACGCCGCCCTGCTGGAGGCCGCCGCCGATGCCGATCTGCTGGTGGTCGGCGCCCACCGCCGTGGGGGCCGCCCGGGACTCCAGCTCGGCCCGGTCAACCACGCCGTGCTGCACCATGCTCCGTGTCCGGTCGCGGTCGTCCCCCTGGACTGA
- the ppk2 gene encoding polyphosphate kinase 2 codes for MAKKTRQAPDRLPRAVYEQELYRLQAQLVELQEWVRAEGARLVVVFEGRDAAGKGSTIKRITEYLNPRVARIVALPVPTDRERTQWYFQRYAAQLPAAGEIVLLDRSWYNRAGVERVMGFCSKEEYWRFLQQCPVFERMLVEDGILLRKYWFSVSDAVQEERFRSRLEDPMRRWKLSAMDLESLTRWESYSRAKDEMFARTDIPESPWYVVESDDKRRARINMIAHLLSTVPYREVERPPLELPPRPPATGYERPPRDLQTYVPDHAASLT; via the coding sequence ATGGCGAAGAAGACCCGGCAGGCGCCGGACCGGCTGCCGCGCGCGGTCTACGAGCAGGAGCTGTACCGCCTCCAGGCCCAACTGGTGGAGCTCCAGGAGTGGGTGCGGGCCGAGGGCGCCAGGCTGGTGGTGGTCTTCGAGGGCCGCGACGCGGCCGGCAAGGGGAGCACCATCAAGCGGATCACCGAGTACCTCAACCCACGGGTCGCCCGGATCGTGGCGCTCCCCGTGCCGACCGACCGCGAGCGCACCCAGTGGTACTTCCAGCGCTATGCCGCCCAACTGCCGGCCGCAGGCGAGATCGTGCTGCTGGACCGCTCCTGGTACAACCGCGCCGGGGTGGAGCGCGTCATGGGCTTCTGCAGCAAGGAGGAGTACTGGCGCTTCCTCCAGCAGTGCCCGGTCTTCGAGCGGATGCTGGTGGAGGACGGCATCCTGCTGCGCAAGTACTGGTTCTCGGTGAGCGACGCCGTACAGGAGGAGCGGTTCCGCAGCCGGCTGGAGGACCCGATGCGGCGCTGGAAGCTCTCCGCGATGGACCTGGAGTCCCTGACCCGCTGGGAGTCCTATTCGCGGGCCAAGGACGAGATGTTCGCCCGGACCGACATCCCCGAGTCGCCCTGGTATGTGGTGGAGAGCGACGACAAGCGGCGGGCCCGGATCAATATGATCGCCCATCTGCTCTCCACGGTCCCGTACCGCGAGGTGGAGCGGCCGCCGCTGGAGCTGCCGCCGCGCCCGCCCGCCACCGGCTATGAGCGCCCGCCGCGTGACCTCCAGACCTATGTGCCCGATCATGCGGCGTCGCTGACCTGA